In a genomic window of Bradyrhizobium sp. LLZ17:
- a CDS encoding ABC transporter permease, which produces MPESHIASFSRFRRSHEFWLLIVILGLCSGLGFANAQFLTMQNLFDLLTSYAFVGILALGLLVVLIAGGIDISFTATASVAQYVTLSIANAYGANWISVFAIAIGIGGALGALNAIFIQKLRIPSIIVSVATLNIFYGLLIFFTGGKYIYSLPDWFATGIFWFEFEWGKDSSYGVNLQILALALAFLVTWLLLNRTNIGRQIYAMGGNTDAAQRLGFHIFGLNILVYSYMGVMAGIASLVQAQLAQSVAPTVLVGKELDVVAAVVLGGASLMGGVGTVLGTFLGLTLLAVLQNGIILLGVSSYWSPLFVGLVILISVSATAWSQRERRTRSVRA; this is translated from the coding sequence ATGCCTGAATCCCACATTGCATCATTCAGCAGGTTTCGTCGCAGTCACGAGTTTTGGCTGCTGATCGTCATTCTCGGGCTTTGCTCCGGCCTGGGCTTCGCGAATGCCCAGTTCCTGACCATGCAGAATCTGTTTGACCTGCTGACCTCCTACGCCTTCGTCGGAATCTTGGCGCTCGGATTGCTGGTCGTGCTGATCGCCGGCGGGATCGACATCTCCTTCACCGCGACGGCGTCGGTAGCGCAATATGTCACACTCTCCATTGCCAATGCTTACGGCGCGAACTGGATCAGCGTCTTCGCCATCGCGATCGGGATTGGAGGTGCGCTCGGTGCCCTCAATGCGATCTTCATCCAGAAACTTCGAATACCATCGATCATCGTTTCGGTCGCAACACTGAACATTTTCTATGGGCTTCTGATCTTCTTCACCGGTGGCAAATACATCTATTCGCTGCCGGACTGGTTTGCGACGGGGATATTCTGGTTCGAATTCGAATGGGGCAAGGATAGCTCGTACGGGGTCAACTTGCAGATCCTCGCGCTTGCGCTGGCCTTTCTCGTCACCTGGCTCCTGCTCAACCGAACCAATATCGGCCGGCAAATATATGCCATGGGAGGCAATACCGATGCCGCGCAGCGGCTCGGCTTCCACATTTTCGGCCTCAACATACTGGTCTATTCTTACATGGGTGTCATGGCTGGAATCGCCTCCCTGGTCCAGGCACAACTGGCGCAATCGGTTGCTCCGACCGTTTTGGTAGGCAAGGAACTCGACGTGGTCGCCGCGGTCGTACTCGGCGGCGCCAGCTTGATGGGCGGCGTCGGTACCGTCCTCGGCACGTTTTTGGGCCTGACACTGCTCGCCGTACTCCAGAATGGAATCATTCTGCTGGGAGTTTCGTCCTACTGGTCGCCGCTCTTCGTTGGCCTGGTTATTCTCATTTCGGTCTCGGCGACCGCCTGGTCGCAGCGAGAGCGACGAACCCGCAGCGTGCGCGCATGA
- a CDS encoding ABC transporter permease — MSNAPALSLPRRMVALASSGTVATLILLLLALWVVFAIMIGDRFFSVDTLQSMAFQMPELGILSLAMMLALLSGGLNLSIIATANLSGLTIAFLLTHYIPGTQGLASAGIQVLAIAAGFAVAALVGLLNGFVIAYLGVSPILATLGTMTLCKGLAIGLSRGNVISGFPEPIVFIGNGTVFGVPFALIVLAFCALPVALMLNATPFGAKVYMIGSNEKATRYSGVNTRAVLLKLYVLSSLLAGVAAVVMLARFNSANAAYGESYLLVTILAAVLGGIDPFGGFGKVGGLLLALIILQVISSAFNLLNLSQFLTLAIWGGILIAVAAVPRLSGKAPR, encoded by the coding sequence ATGAGTAATGCGCCCGCCCTCTCACTTCCCCGGCGTATGGTCGCCCTCGCCAGCAGCGGCACGGTTGCCACGCTCATCCTGCTGTTGCTCGCGCTCTGGGTGGTGTTCGCGATCATGATTGGCGACCGGTTCTTCTCGGTCGACACGCTGCAGTCCATGGCTTTCCAGATGCCGGAACTAGGCATCCTCTCGCTTGCGATGATGCTGGCCTTGCTATCCGGGGGACTCAACCTTTCCATTATCGCGACTGCCAATCTGTCCGGACTGACCATCGCCTTCCTGCTGACGCACTACATCCCCGGGACTCAGGGGCTTGCCTCAGCCGGCATTCAGGTGCTGGCGATCGCTGCAGGATTTGCGGTGGCCGCATTGGTCGGCCTCCTCAATGGTTTTGTCATCGCCTATCTCGGCGTTTCGCCGATCCTGGCCACGCTCGGGACGATGACGCTCTGCAAGGGCCTTGCGATCGGGCTGTCGCGCGGCAACGTCATCTCCGGATTTCCGGAGCCCATTGTATTTATCGGCAATGGAACAGTTTTCGGGGTACCCTTTGCTTTGATCGTACTTGCGTTCTGCGCCTTGCCCGTCGCGCTCATGCTGAACGCGACCCCGTTCGGGGCAAAGGTTTACATGATCGGCTCGAACGAGAAGGCGACGCGCTACTCCGGGGTCAATACCCGCGCCGTCCTCCTCAAACTGTATGTGCTTTCCAGCCTGCTCGCGGGTGTGGCAGCAGTGGTGATGCTTGCACGTTTCAATTCGGCCAACGCGGCATACGGCGAGAGCTATCTTCTGGTCACCATTCTCGCGGCCGTCCTCGGCGGCATCGATCCGTTCGGCGGCTTCGGCAAAGTCGGGGGATTGTTGCTTGCGCTGATCATCCTTCAGGTGATCTCGTCTGCGTTCAATCTTTTGAATCTCAGCCAATTCCTCACGCTGGCGATCTGGGGTGGAATCCTGATTGCCGTCGCGGCGGTTCCTCGTTTGAGCGGTAAAGCGCCGCGGTAG
- a CDS encoding carbohydrate kinase, which translates to MTYSISSPRIAVLDIGKTNLKLLVASDDGWSLETHTIVNVPVTQGPYLAYDLVGLEQWFLDNLAVASQRHAIGAVIVAAHGCGAVLVDGDTPVLPMMDYDAVSPPAIDEAYARIAPAYDEVFCGTGGAMRLGKQLLWQESACPVEFARAKTYLTTAQFFALRLGGRAASEISQLAAQSHIWDLMHHRPSSLMRKRGWSHLLPERIPAGAVLGTVSESVARRTGLAQSTEILCGVHDSNANLFRYKAAGMADASILSTGTWMIGFQRGLSLDKLDRARDGSQYRCRWGACTLDTDRERPRI; encoded by the coding sequence ATGACGTATTCGATCTCCTCGCCCCGGATCGCCGTTCTCGACATTGGCAAGACCAATCTGAAACTGCTGGTGGCGAGCGACGACGGCTGGTCGCTCGAAACACATACGATTGTTAATGTACCGGTCACTCAAGGCCCCTACCTCGCCTATGATCTTGTCGGGTTGGAACAGTGGTTTCTCGATAACCTTGCCGTCGCCTCTCAACGGCATGCGATTGGCGCCGTGATCGTGGCTGCGCACGGGTGCGGCGCGGTTCTCGTCGACGGTGATACGCCCGTGCTGCCGATGATGGACTATGATGCGGTCTCTCCGCCGGCGATCGACGAAGCTTATGCCCGGATCGCGCCCGCTTACGATGAGGTGTTTTGCGGCACCGGAGGCGCGATGCGGCTCGGAAAGCAGCTGCTGTGGCAGGAAAGCGCGTGTCCAGTCGAATTCGCCCGCGCAAAAACCTACCTGACAACCGCGCAGTTTTTCGCTTTGCGGCTCGGCGGACGTGCGGCCAGCGAAATCTCGCAGCTCGCGGCGCAGAGCCATATCTGGGACCTCATGCACCATCGGCCTTCTTCTCTCATGCGCAAGCGCGGCTGGAGCCATCTGCTGCCCGAACGCATACCCGCCGGTGCGGTGCTAGGGACGGTTTCGGAGTCCGTAGCCAGGCGCACCGGCCTGGCGCAATCGACCGAAATCCTCTGTGGCGTGCATGATTCCAACGCCAACCTGTTTCGCTACAAGGCTGCTGGCATGGCGGATGCCTCGATCCTATCGACCGGGACCTGGATGATCGGCTTTCAGCGCGGTCTTTCTCTGGACAAGCTCGATCGCGCGCGCGATGGTTCTCAATATCGATGTCGATGGGGAGCATGTACCCTCGACACTGATCGCGAGCGGCCGCGAATATGA
- a CDS encoding class II aldolase/adducin family protein, whose product MTDHIHADLRQGIVDTCREMNRNGLNQGTSGNLSHRTPNGMLITPTGLPYDRMQREDIVAMDFAANYQGNHRPSSEWRFHRDILQARDDVNVVLHTHSTFSTILAVHERGIPCFHYMVAVAGGNDVRCAPYACFGTQALSDYALKALEDRNACLLGHHGLIVTAHSFEKALWLAVEVETLAKMYVHALAIGEPPRLSETEMGQVHEQMKRMSYGQAPDLDDIRDVPRAIAESKRPPH is encoded by the coding sequence ATGACCGACCACATTCATGCCGATCTGCGCCAAGGCATTGTCGATACCTGCAGGGAGATGAATCGAAACGGACTCAATCAGGGCACATCCGGCAACCTGTCGCACCGCACTCCAAATGGAATGCTGATCACGCCGACCGGCCTCCCCTACGATCGGATGCAGCGAGAGGACATCGTCGCGATGGATTTTGCCGCGAACTACCAAGGCAACCATCGGCCGTCATCTGAATGGCGCTTTCACCGCGATATCCTTCAAGCACGCGACGACGTGAACGTGGTACTCCATACCCATTCGACCTTCAGCACGATCCTCGCGGTGCACGAACGGGGCATTCCCTGCTTCCACTATATGGTCGCAGTTGCGGGGGGCAACGATGTCCGCTGTGCGCCCTATGCTTGTTTCGGCACGCAGGCGCTATCAGACTACGCCCTCAAGGCCCTCGAAGATCGCAACGCCTGCCTTCTCGGCCACCATGGCTTGATCGTAACGGCCCACTCGTTCGAAAAGGCCCTTTGGCTTGCCGTCGAGGTGGAGACGCTGGCGAAGATGTACGTCCACGCACTTGCTATCGGCGAGCCGCCGCGCCTCAGCGAGACCGAAATGGGTCAGGTCCATGAACAGATGAAACGTATGAGCTACGGCCAAGCGCCTGACCTCGACGATATCCGCGATGTTCCGCGCGCCATAGCTGAGTCGAAACGGCCACCGCACTGA
- the iolE gene encoding myo-inosose-2 dehydratase, with the protein MSIRIGANPIGWSNDDLQSIGGETPLEVCLAEAKEAGFVGMELGHKFPREPEALKAALAPYGLACISGWYSAELLKRDADEEMRRLRPHLDLLKAMGSNVLVFCETSNAIHGDRSKRLSERPRLLGSDWAEWGRRLTQVADRTITEGVRLVYHHHMGTIVETGDDIDALMAATGPSVHLLLDTGHATWAGADPGVLARKYRARISHVHAKDVRPSVLEQAHAKDWSFLDAVLGEGDKLGIYTVPGDGSVDYVAIFTELKGYSGWVVVEAEQDPRKANPLVYAKKGVAHLRASLHEAGLT; encoded by the coding sequence ATGTCGATTCGTATCGGCGCCAATCCCATCGGCTGGTCCAACGACGATCTACAGAGTATCGGCGGAGAAACGCCGTTGGAGGTCTGCCTTGCCGAAGCCAAGGAAGCCGGCTTCGTCGGGATGGAGCTGGGGCACAAGTTTCCCCGCGAGCCCGAGGCGTTGAAGGCGGCGCTCGCGCCGTACGGGTTGGCGTGCATTTCGGGCTGGTATTCGGCGGAACTGCTCAAGCGCGATGCCGACGAGGAGATGCGGCGGCTACGTCCACACCTGGATCTGCTGAAAGCGATGGGTTCGAACGTTCTTGTCTTCTGCGAGACCTCGAATGCGATCCACGGCGATCGTTCAAAACGTCTCTCCGAGCGGCCGCGTCTCCTTGGGAGCGACTGGGCCGAATGGGGTCGGCGGCTTACCCAGGTGGCGGATCGCACGATCACCGAAGGCGTGCGGCTCGTCTATCATCATCACATGGGCACAATCGTCGAGACAGGCGATGACATTGACGCACTGATGGCCGCGACCGGTCCTTCCGTCCACCTGCTGCTGGATACGGGCCACGCCACGTGGGCGGGTGCCGATCCTGGCGTGCTCGCGCGGAAATATCGCGCGCGGATCAGCCATGTCCATGCCAAGGATGTTCGCCCGAGCGTTCTTGAGCAAGCCCATGCAAAGGACTGGAGCTTTCTCGATGCCGTGCTGGGGGAGGGCGACAAACTCGGAATCTATACCGTTCCGGGTGACGGTTCGGTTGACTACGTCGCCATCTTTACGGAGCTCAAGGGGTATTCCGGGTGGGTCGTGGTCGAGGCTGAGCAGGATCCCAGGAAGGCCAACCCGCTCGTTTACGCCAAGAAGGGCGTCGCACATCTCAGGGCTTCGCTCCATGAGGCGGGGCTCACCTAA
- the iolD gene encoding 3D-(3,5/4)-trihydroxycyclohexane-1,2-dione acylhydrolase (decyclizing): protein MKTTRLTMSQALVRALAVQKAEFGGREVPLFAGVWAIFGHGNVAGLGEALHAAEDTLPTFRAHNEQSMAHAAIAFAKASRRRRMMACTSSIGPGATNMVTAAALAHVNRLPVLFLPGDVFASRRPDPVLQQVEDFGDGIISANDCFRPVSRYFDRITRPEQIVPALANALLVLTDPARCGPVTLALCQDVQSEAYDYPESFFEPHVWRPRRARPDHRELSAAAALLRAAKKPLIIAGGGVLYSEAEEQLLLFCEKHNVPVAETQAGKSAFPASHPLNMGAIGVTGTAAANRAAREADVILAVGTRLQDFTTGSWSLFPNADCRIIALNVQAFDATKRGSQPLVADAREALDALDKALGEWLPPLEWVTQAKTERESWLAVAGKYTALGNESLPSDAQVVGAVQRTAQPSDVVVCAAGGLPGELHKLWLAGAAGGYHAEYGFSTMGYEIAAGLGVKMANPAREVIVMLGDGSYLMLNSEIATSLMLGLKLTIVLLDNRGFGCIDRLQRSTGSSSFNNLLATARHQTLPEIDFATHAGSLGAVSEKVGNLGELEAALRRARQNDRTTVIVIDTDPSRSTDAGGHWWDVAVPEVSVRAEVRAARERYADARKAQSDWN, encoded by the coding sequence ATGAAAACGACGCGGCTCACAATGTCGCAGGCGCTTGTCAGGGCGCTCGCGGTTCAGAAAGCTGAGTTCGGCGGCCGTGAGGTTCCGCTGTTTGCGGGCGTCTGGGCGATTTTCGGCCACGGCAACGTCGCCGGTCTAGGTGAAGCGCTGCACGCAGCTGAAGATACGCTGCCGACATTTCGAGCCCACAATGAGCAGTCGATGGCGCACGCGGCGATCGCCTTCGCAAAGGCCTCGCGTCGCCGACGTATGATGGCCTGTACGAGTTCGATCGGACCCGGCGCCACCAACATGGTGACCGCGGCGGCGCTCGCGCACGTCAACCGTCTGCCCGTTCTGTTTCTGCCCGGGGACGTCTTCGCGTCGCGACGGCCAGATCCGGTGCTTCAGCAGGTCGAGGATTTCGGGGATGGCATCATATCGGCCAACGATTGCTTCCGGCCGGTCTCGCGTTATTTCGATCGCATCACGCGGCCGGAGCAGATCGTGCCGGCGCTGGCCAACGCGCTCCTCGTGCTGACGGATCCGGCTCGCTGCGGCCCCGTTACGCTGGCGCTCTGCCAGGACGTGCAGTCCGAAGCCTATGACTATCCCGAGAGTTTTTTTGAGCCACACGTGTGGAGGCCACGCCGGGCGAGGCCCGATCACCGGGAGCTCTCGGCGGCGGCTGCGCTGCTGCGCGCGGCGAAAAAGCCGCTCATCATTGCGGGCGGCGGGGTCCTCTATTCCGAGGCCGAGGAGCAGCTGCTGCTGTTCTGCGAGAAACACAACGTTCCCGTTGCCGAAACGCAGGCTGGCAAGAGCGCGTTTCCAGCGAGCCATCCGCTCAACATGGGAGCGATAGGGGTCACCGGAACGGCCGCGGCCAACCGTGCTGCTCGGGAGGCAGACGTCATTCTCGCCGTAGGCACGCGCCTTCAGGATTTCACCACTGGCTCCTGGTCACTATTCCCGAACGCCGACTGCAGGATCATCGCGCTCAATGTGCAAGCATTCGACGCGACCAAGCGGGGCAGCCAGCCGCTTGTCGCCGATGCGCGCGAGGCTCTCGATGCGCTCGACAAGGCGCTCGGTGAGTGGCTGCCACCGCTCGAATGGGTTACGCAGGCAAAGACGGAGCGTGAAAGCTGGCTGGCGGTTGCGGGCAAGTACACTGCGCTCGGCAACGAGAGTCTTCCGTCGGATGCTCAGGTGGTTGGTGCCGTGCAGCGCACAGCCCAGCCGTCGGACGTAGTCGTGTGTGCAGCAGGCGGGTTGCCTGGCGAGCTCCACAAACTCTGGCTCGCCGGCGCCGCCGGCGGCTATCACGCGGAGTACGGCTTCTCCACCATGGGCTATGAGATTGCGGCCGGACTTGGCGTCAAAATGGCGAACCCTGCTCGCGAGGTCATTGTGATGCTCGGAGACGGGTCGTATTTGATGTTGAACTCCGAGATCGCCACTTCGCTGATGTTGGGCCTCAAGCTCACGATCGTCCTGCTGGACAATCGGGGCTTTGGCTGCATCGACCGCCTGCAACGCAGCACCGGAAGTTCGTCGTTCAACAACCTGCTCGCGACGGCGCGGCATCAAACTCTGCCGGAGATTGATTTCGCAACGCACGCTGGTTCGCTCGGCGCGGTTTCCGAGAAAGTCGGCAATCTCGGCGAACTCGAGGCGGCCCTGCGAAGGGCGCGGCAGAACGATCGCACCACCGTGATCGTCATCGATACCGATCCCTCAAGGTCGACCGATGCAGGCGGACATTGGTGGGACGTGGCGGTGCCTGAAGTATCGGTGCGGGCGGAGGTGCGGGCCGCGCGTGAGCGCTATGCGGACGCCCGGAAGGCGCAGAGCGACTGGAATTAA
- a CDS encoding RbsD/FucU family protein, with protein MLKSLDPILNADVLHALRSMGHGDDLVLCDTNFPADSVARHTVLGKLLRIDNVTSARAARAIFSVLPLDSFVDQPALRMEVVDQPNEIPAVQAEVQREIDAAEGRSLRLGSIERFAFYERAKKSYCVIQIGERRFYGCFIFKKGVIPPDAA; from the coding sequence ATGCTGAAGTCGCTTGATCCCATTCTGAATGCGGATGTCCTCCACGCGCTGCGATCGATGGGGCATGGCGACGATCTCGTGCTGTGCGACACAAACTTCCCGGCCGACTCCGTTGCCCGCCACACGGTGCTGGGCAAGCTGCTACGTATCGACAACGTCACCTCGGCGCGAGCGGCCCGCGCGATCTTCTCGGTGCTTCCCCTCGATTCATTTGTCGACCAACCCGCCCTGCGGATGGAAGTCGTGGACCAGCCGAACGAAATCCCGGCCGTCCAAGCGGAAGTGCAGAGGGAGATCGATGCTGCGGAAGGACGTTCGCTTCGGCTAGGCTCGATCGAGCGATTTGCCTTCTACGAGCGTGCCAAGAAATCGTACTGCGTGATCCAGATCGGCGAGCGCCGCTTCTATGGCTGCTTCATCTTCAAGAAGGGCGTCATCCCGCCCGATGCGGCCTAG
- a CDS encoding aldo/keto reductase → MVSQSALPRRPLGRTGLQASILGFGTAPLGDLFLELDDRTAIAAASRALELGINLLDTSPHYGNGLSEHRCGTALRRVKRQDVVLCTKTGRWMDPFHRPETRSGFVGGHPHRAVVDYSYDGTMRSVEQSLLRLGTDRIDLLLIHDVDVWTHGQAAIEDRFREAMAGAYVALDRLRSEGVVAGIGIGVNEAEMCVRFAQAGSFDVMLLAGRYSLLEQPALKEFMPLALKQGIAVLLGGVFNSGILATGPVAGAKYNYQDAPPEILSRVAEIQRVCAAHGVALPTAALHFALGHPAVASVVLGGQSPQEVERNLAALTTEVPAALWSDLKAARLLDTEAPVPR, encoded by the coding sequence ATGGTTTCTCAATCAGCATTGCCGCGCCGCCCGCTTGGCCGGACCGGGCTTCAGGCCTCCATCCTTGGATTTGGAACCGCGCCGCTGGGCGATCTTTTCCTCGAGCTCGACGACCGCACCGCGATTGCCGCTGCAAGTCGCGCCCTCGAGCTCGGCATCAATCTGCTCGATACGTCGCCGCACTACGGCAACGGTCTGTCCGAGCATCGCTGCGGGACTGCGCTCCGGCGGGTGAAGCGGCAGGATGTCGTCCTCTGCACCAAGACCGGCCGCTGGATGGATCCGTTCCACCGGCCCGAGACCCGGTCGGGCTTTGTCGGAGGGCATCCGCACCGGGCCGTGGTCGATTACTCCTATGACGGGACGATGCGGTCGGTCGAGCAGTCGCTGCTGCGGCTGGGCACCGACAGGATCGATCTGCTGCTGATCCATGACGTCGACGTCTGGACCCATGGCCAGGCTGCGATCGAGGATCGGTTTCGCGAGGCGATGGCCGGCGCCTATGTGGCGCTCGACAGACTGCGTTCGGAAGGCGTGGTTGCCGGCATCGGGATCGGTGTCAACGAAGCCGAGATGTGCGTGCGCTTTGCGCAGGCCGGTTCGTTCGACGTGATGCTCCTCGCCGGACGCTACTCACTGCTGGAGCAGCCGGCGCTGAAGGAGTTCATGCCGCTGGCGCTGAAGCAGGGCATCGCGGTGCTGCTCGGCGGCGTGTTCAATTCGGGAATTCTCGCGACCGGGCCGGTCGCCGGCGCGAAGTACAATTATCAGGACGCGCCGCCGGAGATCCTTTCCAGGGTGGCCGAGATCCAGCGCGTCTGCGCCGCTCATGGCGTAGCGCTGCCGACGGCAGCTTTGCATTTTGCGCTCGGTCATCCTGCTGTCGCGAGCGTGGTCCTGGGCGGGCAGAGCCCGCAGGAGGTTGAGCGCAACCTAGCCGCACTGACAACTGAGGTTCCGGCCGCGCTCTGGAGCGACCTGAAAGCGGCACGACTGCTCGACACCGAGGCGCCCGTCCCGAGATAG
- a CDS encoding SMP-30/gluconolactonase/LRE family protein produces the protein MLPYVTHDPRFTRLVFGHANLEKLTSGCRWAEGPAYFPAGRYLIWSDIPNNRMMRFDETDASVSVFRSPSFNSNGNTVDREGRLVTCEHLMRRVTRTEHDGSITVLADQFDGRKLNSPNDAVVKSDGSIWFSDPTYGIDSDYEGLQTRSEIGASNVYRIDPGTGAVTRVVSDRVQPNGLAFSPDETLLYVADTGATHVDGLPATIWSYQVDGQKLADAKLFSTYPDGLYDGFRVDIHGNIWTSAGRNVFCYAPDSTHIGTIPIGEIVANVCFGGPRRNRLYICGQTSLYAMFLNTRAAV, from the coding sequence ATGCTCCCCTATGTCACGCATGATCCCCGGTTTACGCGCCTGGTCTTCGGCCATGCCAATCTTGAAAAGCTCACCAGCGGCTGCCGCTGGGCCGAGGGACCTGCCTATTTCCCGGCCGGTCGCTATTTGATCTGGTCCGACATTCCCAACAATCGCATGATGCGGTTCGACGAGACCGATGCGTCGGTCTCCGTATTCCGTTCGCCGAGCTTCAATTCCAACGGCAACACGGTCGACCGCGAGGGACGGCTTGTCACCTGCGAGCATTTGATGCGGCGCGTCACGCGGACCGAGCACGACGGCTCGATCACGGTGCTGGCTGATCAATTCGACGGCCGCAAGCTGAATTCGCCCAACGACGCCGTCGTCAAATCGGACGGCTCGATCTGGTTCTCCGATCCGACCTACGGCATCGACAGCGACTATGAGGGGCTGCAGACCAGGTCCGAGATCGGAGCCTCCAACGTCTATCGGATCGACCCCGGCACCGGCGCGGTGACGCGCGTGGTGTCGGACCGCGTCCAGCCCAACGGGCTCGCTTTCTCGCCCGACGAGACGCTGCTCTACGTCGCCGACACCGGTGCCACGCATGTCGACGGGCTCCCCGCGACGATCTGGTCTTATCAAGTGGATGGGCAAAAGCTCGCGGATGCGAAGCTATTTTCAACCTATCCGGACGGGCTCTATGACGGCTTTCGCGTGGACATACACGGCAACATCTGGACGTCGGCCGGCCGCAACGTGTTCTGCTATGCGCCTGACAGCACCCACATCGGCACGATCCCGATCGGCGAGATCGTCGCCAATGTCTGCTTCGGCGGTCCGCGCCGCAACCGGCTCTATATCTGCGGGCAGACTTCGCTGTACGCGATGTTTCTCAACACCCGCGCGGCCGTGTAA
- a CDS encoding ABC transporter permease: MTTASFGLSRDDRPILIAALFILVILVAGTVYTFARFGSTPLLSPAYLLQQLQIGAFLGIVSAGMMIVILIAQIDLSVPWTLAAAAMMATSVGGPFAIPVGLGIGVLVGLVNGIGVAYLRVPSMIFTLGVNAVMRGLMVAHTGGYAPQTGATDLMRVLAGERTLGIPNALFVWAAVSVLVVVILQRMALGRYVYAIGNKEAAAYLAGVDTRRVTVICFVLCGLAAALAGVLLAGYSTKAYQGMGDAYLLPSIAAVVIGGTNILGGRGRYLGTLIGVVLIVLLNSVLSIMDMPEAGRQVIYGLVIIFMLLVYGRGERVTS, encoded by the coding sequence ATGACGACAGCCTCCTTCGGTCTCTCGCGAGACGACCGCCCGATCCTGATTGCGGCGCTGTTCATCCTGGTCATCCTCGTCGCGGGCACGGTGTATACGTTCGCCCGTTTCGGCAGCACCCCGCTACTGTCGCCGGCCTATCTGCTCCAGCAATTGCAGATCGGTGCATTCCTCGGCATCGTGTCGGCGGGCATGATGATCGTGATCCTGATCGCGCAAATCGATCTGTCGGTTCCATGGACGCTGGCCGCCGCCGCCATGATGGCGACCTCCGTGGGCGGTCCGTTCGCCATTCCGGTCGGGCTCGGAATCGGCGTCCTGGTCGGTCTCGTCAACGGCATCGGTGTCGCCTATCTGCGCGTCCCATCGATGATCTTCACGCTCGGCGTCAATGCCGTGATGCGCGGCCTCATGGTTGCGCATACCGGGGGCTATGCGCCGCAGACAGGGGCGACCGACCTGATGCGGGTGCTGGCGGGCGAGCGTACGCTTGGCATCCCGAACGCTCTCTTCGTATGGGCTGCGGTCTCCGTGCTGGTCGTGGTGATTTTGCAGCGCATGGCGCTTGGCCGATACGTCTATGCAATCGGGAACAAGGAAGCAGCGGCCTATCTCGCCGGCGTCGACACGCGCCGGGTCACGGTGATTTGCTTCGTCCTCTGCGGGCTTGCCGCCGCGCTCGCGGGCGTGCTGCTCGCCGGCTATTCCACCAAGGCGTATCAGGGCATGGGAGATGCTTATCTGTTGCCCTCGATCGCCGCTGTCGTGATTGGAGGCACCAACATCCTTGGCGGCCGCGGCCGCTATCTCGGCACGCTGATCGGAGTCGTGCTGATCGTGCTCCTCAACAGCGTGCTGTCGATCATGGATATGCCGGAAGCCGGCCGCCAGGTGATCTACGGCCTGGTCATCATCTTCATGCTGCTGGTCTACGGGCGCGGCGAGCGCGTGACGAGCTAA